Proteins found in one Paraburkholderia caballeronis genomic segment:
- a CDS encoding alpha-hydroxy acid oxidase, translating into MWPTSRTHYAGRRVERAVAIEDLRRAAHRRLPAFVAEYLEGGAEREVTLARNRDAFSQRTLAPRALVDVSAVNLSTTLFGQTLPLPLVVAPTGLNGLLTDQGDLRLAAAASQAGVPFAQSMVSMATIDAVAARLHTPHWMQLYVLRDRDFVLHLIDRALAAHCSALVLTVDGPVYGNREWDRRHYVRPAVLGWPSRIETLAHPRWLADIWRRGRGPRFVNVEAFTGTRMSAPQTAHWLRERMDASLNWNDLAWLRERWPRLLIVKGLLAADDVRRAIDAGVDGVVLSNHGGRQLDLVGSPLDLLPEVASFAKGRIALLMDGGIRRGSDIAQALALGADAVLVGRAALYGLAAAGEDGAARALAILADELARTMALLGRPSVNALDETIFACEAEPRPATTNGRRSVRVA; encoded by the coding sequence ATGTGGCCGACGTCCCGAACGCACTACGCGGGCCGACGCGTCGAGCGCGCCGTTGCGATCGAAGATCTGCGCCGCGCCGCGCACCGGCGGCTGCCGGCGTTCGTCGCCGAGTATCTGGAAGGCGGCGCGGAACGCGAGGTCACGCTCGCGCGCAACCGCGACGCGTTCTCGCAGCGCACGCTGGCGCCGCGCGCGCTCGTCGACGTGAGCGCCGTGAACCTGTCGACGACGCTGTTCGGCCAGACGCTGCCGCTGCCGCTCGTCGTCGCGCCGACCGGGCTGAACGGCCTGCTTACCGATCAGGGCGACCTGCGGCTCGCGGCGGCCGCCTCGCAAGCCGGCGTGCCGTTCGCGCAAAGCATGGTGTCGATGGCGACGATCGACGCGGTCGCCGCGCGACTCCACACCCCGCACTGGATGCAGTTGTACGTGCTGCGCGACCGCGATTTCGTCCTGCATCTGATCGACCGCGCGCTCGCCGCTCACTGTTCGGCATTGGTCCTGACGGTGGACGGCCCCGTGTACGGCAACCGCGAATGGGACCGGCGTCACTACGTGCGTCCGGCGGTGCTCGGCTGGCCGAGCCGGATCGAAACGCTCGCGCATCCGCGCTGGCTCGCGGATATCTGGCGGCGCGGGCGCGGTCCGCGTTTCGTCAACGTCGAGGCGTTCACCGGCACCCGCATGTCCGCGCCGCAAACCGCGCACTGGCTGCGCGAGCGGATGGACGCGTCGCTGAACTGGAACGACCTCGCGTGGCTGCGCGAACGCTGGCCGCGCCTGCTGATCGTGAAGGGCCTGCTGGCGGCGGACGACGTGCGCCGCGCGATCGATGCCGGCGTGGACGGCGTCGTGCTGTCGAATCACGGCGGGCGTCAACTGGACCTCGTCGGCTCGCCGCTCGACCTGCTGCCCGAGGTCGCGAGTTTCGCGAAAGGCCGTATCGCGCTGTTGATGGATGGCGGCATCCGGCGCGGCAGCGACATCGCGCAGGCGCTCGCGCTCGGCGCGGATGCGGTGCTGGTCGGGCGCGCGGCGCTTTATGGGCTGGCGGCGGCAGGCGAGGACGGCGCGGCGCGCGCGCTGGCGATTCTCGCCGATGAACTTGCGCGCACGATGGCGCTGCTCGGCAGACCGTCGGTGAATGCGCTCGATGAAACGATTTTCGCGTGCGAGGCGGAACCGCGGCCGGCGACGACGAACGGGCGGCGCTCGGTGCGAGTCGCGTGA
- a CDS encoding DUF2795 domain-containing protein: MPSTPAPAAGSSGQRPPNDAALDALKQRVQQAIDDVSYPARRDTLIDSAREHDAPADVVDALRTLPDESFGSFNEVSASIAAHA, from the coding sequence ATGCCCTCCACTCCCGCGCCCGCCGCCGGCTCATCCGGCCAGCGTCCGCCGAACGACGCCGCGCTCGACGCATTGAAGCAGCGCGTGCAGCAGGCCATCGACGACGTGTCGTACCCTGCCCGCCGCGACACGCTGATCGACAGCGCGCGCGAGCACGACGCGCCCGCCGACGTTGTCGATGCGCTGCGCACGCTGCCGGACGAATCGTTCGGCAGCTTCAACGAGGTGTCGGCATCGATCGCCGCCCACGCGTGA
- a CDS encoding DUF4142 domain-containing protein, protein MTTAVCVCALVAAPALHAQTATTEAASTTAANPLPAADRDFVQAASMASSTEIDAAKLAAKNTDNKDVRSFARKMMLDHAKLTVQLKMAAPHGVQVPKDNSDPAVLDALRPLKGAQFDQAYVQKVGLDGHKEAIAAFEKEIAEGQDASLKKAATGALPTIKEHYQMAQQLAQKVGVGQ, encoded by the coding sequence ATGACCACAGCCGTGTGCGTGTGCGCGCTCGTCGCCGCTCCCGCGCTTCACGCGCAGACCGCGACGACCGAGGCCGCGTCGACGACCGCCGCGAACCCGCTGCCCGCCGCCGATCGCGACTTCGTGCAGGCAGCGTCGATGGCGTCGTCGACCGAGATCGATGCGGCGAAACTCGCCGCCAAAAACACCGACAACAAGGACGTGAGGTCGTTCGCGCGCAAGATGATGCTCGATCACGCGAAGCTTACCGTGCAGTTGAAGATGGCGGCGCCGCACGGCGTGCAGGTGCCGAAGGACAATTCGGACCCGGCGGTGCTCGATGCGTTGAGGCCGTTGAAGGGGGCGCAGTTCGATCAGGCTTACGTGCAGAAGGTGGGCCTCGACGGACACAAGGAGGCGATCGCCGCGTTCGAAAAGGAAATCGCCGAAGGGCAGGATGCGTCGCTGAAGAAGGCGGCGACCGGCGCGTTGCCGACCATCAAGGAGCACTATCAGATGGCGCAGCAGCTTGCGCAGAAGGTCGGGGTGGGGCAGTAG
- a CDS encoding class II aldolase/adducin family protein, protein MQRHEIQRRGSRAPDCSEAEWAARVKLAATYRVFFMLGWHELIFNHITLRVPDAQDQLLINPFGLAYDEVTASNLVKIDFSGKILDGSPWPVNPAGLTIHSAVHANVPDAHCVMHIHTTASVAVACMEDGLEDNNIYSSQLHDMIAYHAFEGTTVHDDEKGRMVASLGDKRLMILRNHGLLAHGATLGHAFVLLWTLNRACEIQLATHSMRGNTLRVDPRISERSTRDALQYDPRFGAGEQVLDALIRRLDRTDTRYRE, encoded by the coding sequence ATGCAGCGGCACGAAATACAGCGGCGCGGTTCGCGCGCGCCGGATTGCAGCGAAGCGGAATGGGCCGCGCGCGTGAAGCTCGCCGCGACCTACCGCGTGTTCTTCATGCTCGGCTGGCACGAACTGATCTTCAACCACATCACGCTGCGCGTGCCGGATGCGCAGGACCAGTTGCTGATCAACCCGTTCGGCCTCGCTTACGACGAGGTGACGGCGTCGAATCTCGTGAAGATCGATTTTTCCGGGAAGATCCTCGACGGCAGTCCGTGGCCGGTGAATCCGGCGGGCCTCACGATCCACAGCGCCGTGCATGCGAACGTGCCGGACGCGCATTGCGTGATGCACATCCATACGACGGCGAGCGTCGCGGTCGCGTGCATGGAGGACGGGCTGGAGGACAACAACATCTATTCGTCGCAGCTTCACGACATGATCGCGTATCACGCGTTCGAAGGCACGACGGTCCACGACGACGAGAAGGGGCGGATGGTCGCGTCGCTCGGCGACAAGCGGCTGATGATCCTGCGCAACCACGGTCTGCTCGCGCACGGCGCGACGCTCGGCCATGCGTTCGTGCTGCTGTGGACGCTCAATCGCGCGTGCGAGATCCAGCTCGCGACGCATTCGATGCGCGGCAACACGCTGCGGGTCGATCCGCGCATCAGCGAACGGTCCACGCGCGACGCGCTGCAGTACGATCCGCGTTTCGGCGCGGGCGAGCAGGTGCTCGACGCGCTGATCCGGCGGCTGGACCGGACCGACACGCGTTATCGCGAGTAG